From Brassica oleracea var. oleracea cultivar TO1000 chromosome C3, BOL, whole genome shotgun sequence, a single genomic window includes:
- the LOC106336079 gene encoding microtubule-associated protein TORTIFOLIA1, translated as MAKNSKQNMSVLLTKLGDRDTFTMAARELDLMARQIDPASGNLQPFISVILSANTGDKPAVRKHCIHLLAVLSVSLPPNSLSPFLSKILARVTRRLRDPDSSIRSTCVAAVSAISSRTTKPPFASAFMKPLAEALFTEQEVNAQIGVALCLAAAIDAAEDPDPVRLGEVLLPRVEKLVKCKAFKAKSAGVVVIGSVIGAGGVPGGGGLKGLVDCLVSFLSSEDWAARKAAAEALGKLATVERNGLGEFKAKSLKIFESKRYDKVKAVRDVMNQMMEAWRQVPDLSEEVSPPRSNTSSKGDASDGRYPLSGSRAASTHAKPRTTPPGSSLATTARKRTNIKSSDQKKTSSVPSRVKSSVRRRLDWKAGGEPLAEEYHEHNQNTKEVSQSNHEKMQKLGSVGSSLTGNPPLSAATGHHHVLSENRNSSNNCKGFEDMSLIRSQLVQIEQQQSNLMDLLQRFVGSSQNGMRALETRVHGLEIAMDEISYDLAVSNGRMSNGSGRNSCCLIPPGSFIRSKFWKKPEQQQYSASRLATYRNRNAQTMGTRDSRQRFNGAAGFIVNPLAEVRPDHGSAVIPHN; from the exons ATGGCGAAAAACTCGAAGCAGAACATGTCGGTGCTGCTAACAAAGCTCGGAGACCGAGACACCTTCACAATGGCGGCACGTGAGCTCGACTTGATGGCGAGACAGATTGATCCCGCCTCTGGGAATCTCCAGCCTTTCATCTCCGTCATACTCTCCGCCAACACAGGCGACAAACCGGCGGTTCGCAAGCATTGCATCCACTTGCTCGCCGTCTTGTCCGTCTCTCTCCCTCCCAATTCTCTCTCTCCTTTCCTCTCCAAGATCCTCGCCCGCGTCACGCGCCGCCTCCGCGATCCGGACTCTTCCATCCGCTCGACGTGCGTGGCGGCCGTGTCGGCGATCTCTTCCCGGACGACGAAGCCTCCTTTCGCCTCCGCGTTCATGAAGCCGTTGGCGGAGGCTCTGTTCACGGAGCAGGAGGTGAATGCGCAGATCGGAGTGGCGCTGTGTCTCGCGGCGGCGATTGATGCGGCGGAGGATCCGGATCCGGTGAGGTTAGGGGAGGTGCTGCTTCCTCGGGTGGAGAAGCTGGTGAAGTGTAAGGCTTTTAAGGCGAAGTCGGCGGGAGTGGTTGTGATCGGAAGTGTGATTGGTGCCGGTGGTGTTCCCGGTGGTGGGGGATTGAAAGGGCTTGTGGATTGCTTGGTTAGTTTCTTGAGTAGTGAAGATTGGGCGGCGAGGAAAGCCGCCGCTGAAGCTTTGGGGAAGTTAGCGACGGTGGAGAGGAATGGCTTAGGAGAGTTCAAAGCTAAGTCTTTGAAGATCTTCGAAAGCAAGAGATACGACAAG GTGAAAGCTGTGAGAGATGTGATGAATCAGATGATGGAGGCGTGGAGACAAGTCCCTGATTTGTCTGAAGAGGTTTCTCCCCCAAGATCTAATACTTCTTCTAAAG GTGATGCAAGTGATGGACGATACCCTTTATCAGGCTCTAGAGCTGCATCAACACATGCTAAACCAAGAACGACTCCACCGGGGAGCTCACTAGCCACCACGGCTAGGAAACGGACTAACATAAAGAGCAGTGATCAGAAGAAAACAAGTTCAGTACCATCGCGTGTTAAATCAAGCGTGAGGAGAAGATTGGACTGGAAAGCTGGAGGAGAGCCTCTTGCAGAAGAGTATCATGAACATAATCAGAATACAAAGGAAGTGAGTCAGTCTAATCACGAGAAGATGCAGAAGCTAGGAAGTGTTGGTAGTTCTCTTACTGGCAATCCCCCACTATCTGCTGCTACAGGACATCATCATGTCTTGTCTGAAAACCGGAACAGTAGTAATAACTGCAAAGGGTTTGAAGATATGTCTCTGATCCGTAGTCAGCTTGTTCAGATTGAACAACAGCAATCCAATCTAATGGATCTTCTTCAG AGATTTGTGGGAAGCTCGCAAAATGGAATGCGTGCTCTGGAAACTAGAGTTCACGGCCTAGAAATTGCGATGGATGAGATATCTTATGACTTGGCAGTTTCAAATGGGAGGATGAGTAACGGTTCGGGCAGAAACAGCTGTTGTCTCATTCCTCCTGGAAGTTTCATTAGATCCAAATTCTGGAAGAAACCAGAGCAGCAGCAGTATTCAGCATCGAGGCTGGCCACTTATAGGAACAGGAATGCACAAACCATGGGGACTCGAGACTCCAGGCAGCGGTTCAATGGTGCTGCGGGATTTATAGTCAACCCATTAGCTGAAGTTCGACCAGATCATGGATCTGCAG TTATTCCTCACAATTAA